DNA sequence from the Desulfobulbaceae bacterium genome:
GTCAAGGCCTGTGGCATCAGAAAAATCTTCGTACACCGCCAGAATCTCCAGATCGTCGATAAAATTATCTTTATTGGAATCCGCCCAGTGATAGGGGGCAAAGGCAATTCGGTTATTTCCGGCGATCGCCTTGCCTCTGCCAGATACTTTACGTAAGGTTACCGTGCCGTTCATCCTCAGACCTTCCTGACTAACAGGCCCATCATAGCGCAGGGAGTAGCCTAGAACCATTTTTTCGGTAACCTTGTTAATCCATTTCATCTCACCCGTTTTATGATCAACAGCCGCAGGTATTGACTTCTGCGACTCAACAAGAGTGGCACCGGCCGGCAGCATCTCCCTTAAAATAAAAGGCGAAGGCTGAGAATCACTACTGACAAGCTTAATAACAACAGGAAACGGTTGCCCTGGGGCTGTGTGATCCGGCATGAATCGAACAGCGTGAATCTGAACACCATTAAGGACTGGTAACCGCAACCAGGCAAAAAGTGCCAACGCCGCCACCGCAACCACCAAACCAATCACCCAGTAAGATTTGTTGCTTTTGGAAACAACCTCCGGCGCAGTCACTTCCGGGGCTTGTTCTGTACTTTCCAGACCCTCAGGCTCATCGGGCAGGGCCTTATGCCCGGCATCAAGAATATCTGCCAACTCAACTTCCAAAGCTTCAGCCAGCTTCAGGGCATTTTCCTTTTTTATGGTTGGATAACGCTTATTCTCCCATCGAGAGATCGAATCTGTCGTTACCGCAACAACTGAGGCAAGATACAACTGGGTCAGGCCCTTCTGTTCACGGATGGCACGAATTTTCCCTCCGTCAATTTGAACCATGGGGACACCACCAGGATATGTATTTTGTTTTACGTCCATGATTATATCCAGCTCTGCTGGGTTTATTAATGAATAAGATACCGGAAAATAAATGTTTCAGGCAAGGAAAGCAAGAAAAACTCTTGAACACATACTCGCCAGTCCCGATATACCGAAAATCAATCCACATCAAATATCTCTATTAATTCAAGATCTTAGAACCCGACATAGCCCCGGGTTCGAATAGTATCCAACCCGACTTCGCCCAATGTCCTCTCCACAAATGCACAAGAGAGCCGTACAGTGTGGTTAAAGGCAGTTAGACAACAACAATAAAAATTTACCACACACAAAGGAGATTTGATG
Encoded proteins:
- a CDS encoding helix-turn-helix transcriptional regulator, which gives rise to MDVKQNTYPGGVPMVQIDGGKIRAIREQKGLTQLYLASVVAVTTDSISRWENKRYPTIKKENALKLAEALEVELADILDAGHKALPDEPEGLESTEQAPEVTAPEVVSKSNKSYWVIGLVVAVAALALFAWLRLPVLNGVQIHAVRFMPDHTAPGQPFPVVIKLVSSDSQPSPFILREMLPAGATLVESQKSIPAAVDHKTGEMKWINKVTEKMVLGYSLRYDGPVSQEGLRMNGTVTLRKVSGRGKAIAGNNRIAFAPYHWADSNKDNFIDDLEILAVYEDFSDATGLDLEMDLIEDIWFGGGYVWNVNSKKFEIIP